A single genomic interval of Oryza sativa Japonica Group chromosome 7, ASM3414082v1 harbors:
- the LOC4342538 gene encoding protein tesmin/TSO1-like CXC 2, protein MDTPDRAAAAARAEDSPLFSFIDSLSPIEPLKSAYSASSIQAYQSLNITSISSIFTSPHDNAQKESKLSKSSFAEFSESEVCADESDKNKPSKSSNAVRLFACTSTLTQATHKITSSVSEGTVGPPEGSNDLPQPGQFDSGSPDHNTTPCHGVRSDLKQGKCRKLQAFQTAKTNTSEKRKCLFSTEVQLMDGCQPEKLNDEILGCDWDDLISATSGELIAYDEDHKGVQLAVSNAESCGFLLSKLTGDGDISDRTHPSSSTQTYYRELLMDEDQTENAQLVPDGEKNISTEEIQDNLYEANGSIPTGYKVETQQQRGMRRRCLVFEAAGYSNRIVQKESVMDLSVSTCKGKSPVQNHSNPGKTPSPRVLRGIGLHLNALALTSKDKMICQDPMSSLVPSSATQQEAHGKMLSAGENFIHPGGELLELQMDDDCSAGVFLGNDHDSSQSNSPQKKRRKSDNGDDGEACKRCSCKKSKCLKLYCECFAAGVYCSEPCSCQGCLNKPIHEEIVLSTRKQIEFRNPLAFAPKVIRMSDAGQDITGEDPNNTPASARHKRGCNCKKSSCLKKYCECYQGGVGCSSNCRCEGCKNTFGKRDAAVSTEAEEMKQGGEEAENCGKEKENDLQKANAQSEDHPFLELVPITPPFDVSSSLLKPPNFSSAKPPRPTKARSNSSRSSSKAPGAVHSQKFSKIANSGLNEEMPDILRDDASPGNCVKTSSPNGKRVSPPHNALSVSPSRKGGRKLILKSIPSFPSLIGDASSGSSMNSSESAFNTASPLALGPS, encoded by the exons atggataCTCCTGAccgtgctgcggcggcggcgcgggcggag GACTCCCCACTTTTCAGCTTCATCGATAGCCTGTCTCCGATCGAGCCTCTCAAGTCCGCGTATTCAGCAAGCAGCATTCAGGCATACCAGTCCCTCAACATCACCTCCATTTCTTCCATCTTCACTTCTCCGCACGACAATGCGCAAAAGGAATCGAAGCTATCAAA GAGCTCTTTCGCTGAATTCTCTGAAAGTGAGGTTTGTGCCGATGAAAGCGATAAAAACAAGCCATCTAAATCTTCTAATGCTGTCAGGTTGTTTGCCTGCACTAGCACTCTTACACAAGCAACCCACAAAATTACCTCTTCAGTAAGTGAAGGTACAGTAGGACCTCCTGAAGGGTCAAACGATTTGCCTCAACCTGGTCAATTCGATTCTGGCAGTCCAGATCACAACACAACACCTTGCCATGGTGTTAGATCAGATCTTAAACAGGGCAAATGTCGAAAATTACAAGCATTCCAAACAGCTAAGACCAATACTTCGGAGAAAAGGAAATGCTTGTTTTCTACTGAAGTCCAGCTCATGGATGGGTGCCAGCCAGAAAAACTTAATGATGAAATCCTGGGATGTGACTGGGATGACTTGATCTCTGCAACTTCGGGTGAACTTATAGCCTATGACGAGGATCACAAAGGAGTGCAGCTAGCAGTAAGTAATGCAGAATCTTGTGGATTTCTGCTATCAAAGCTTACAGGAGATGGTGACATCTCAGACAGAACACATCCTAGTTCATCTACGCAGACGTACTACCGTGAGTTGCTAATGGACGAAGATCAGACAGAAAATGCTCAGCTAGTTCCAGATGGTGAAAAAAACATCTCAACTGAAGAAATTCAGGATAACCTTTACGAAGCAAATGGAAGTATTCCAACAGGCTACAAG GTTGAGACTCAACAGCAACGTGGCATGCGAAGACGCTGTCTTGTTTTTGAGGCAGCTGGGTACTCAAATAGGATTGTGCAGAAAGAATCAGTCATGGATCTGTCAGTCTCAACCTGCAAAGGGAAAAGCCCTGTACAGAATCACTCAAATCCAGGGAAAACTCCATCTCCACGTGTGTTGCGTGGTATAGGTCTACATTTGAATGCTCTTGCTTTAACATCGAAGGATAAAATGATCTGTCAGGATCCCATGTCATCTTTGGTTCCATCATCTGCAACTCAGCAGGAAGCGCATGGGAAGATGTTGTCTGCTGGAGAGAATTTCATTCACCCGGGTGGTGAACTTCTAGAACTTCAGATGGATGATGATTGTTCAGCTGGAGTTTTTCTTGGAAATGATCACGATTCAAGTCAAAGCAACAGCCCTCAAAAGAAGAG GCGCAAATCAGATAATGGAGATGATGGTGAGGCATGCAAGCGCTGCAGCTGTAAGAAGTCAAAGTGCTTGAAACT TTACTGCGAGTGTTTTGCTGCTGGTGTGTACTGTTCTGAACCTTGCTCATGTCAAGGGTGTCTTAACAAGCCCATACATGAGGAGATTGTTCTTTCCACTCGCAAGCAGATAGAATTCAGGAACCCACTGGCATTTGCTCCAAAAGTGATCCGCATGTCTGATGCTGGTCAGGATATTACTGGG GAAGATCCTAACAACACTCCAGCTTCAGCTCGACATAAGAGAGGATGCAATTGCAAGAAGTCAAGCTGTCTTAAGAAATACTGTGAATGCTATCAG GGAGGCGTTGGATGCTCCAGCAACTGCAGATGTGAGGGTTGCAAAAACACATTTGGCAAAAGAGATG CTGCTGTATCAACTGAGGCTGAAGAAATGAAGCAAGGAGGTGAAGAAGCAGAAAATTGtggaaaggaaaaggaaaacgaTCTACAAAAGGCAAATGCACAGAGTGAAGATCACCCATTCCTTGAACTTGTCCCGATAACTCCACCTTTCGATGTTTCAAG TTCGTTGCTCAAACCACCAAACTTCTCGAGTGCAAAGCCACCAAGGCCTACTAAAGCTCGCTCGAACTCATCTCGTTCATCTTCGAAAGCTCCTGGAGCTGTTCACTCACAGAAGTTCTCCAAGATTGCTAATAGTGGCTTGAATGAAGAAATGCCAGATATATTAAGAGATGATGCTTCTCCTGGTAACTGTGTCAAGACATCTTCACCAAATGGAAAGAGAGTCTCGCCACCTCATAATGCACTCAGTGTTTCACCAAGCCGAAAAGGTGGCCGGAAGCTGATACTGAAATCCATCCCCTCATTTCCATCACTCATTGGAGACGCAAGCAGCGGTTCATCAATGAACAGTTCCGAGAGCGCATTCAACACTGCATCGCCTCTTGCTTTAG GTCCATCCTAA
- the LOC9272001 gene encoding leucine-rich repeat extensin-like protein 6: MTTATTTTTLPAAAALLLLLLSAAAQLCSACPPAASQTAENNPRLQRAYVALQALRRRVTDDPKNLTGGWCGPDVCRYFGVYCAAAPDDPCAATVAGIDLNHGDLAATLPDELGLLTDLAVLHLNSNRFSGALPDTLPKLSLLHELDVSNNRLAGGFPDHILCLPNVKYVDLRFNNFCGEVPPAIFDKKIDALFLNDNHFDFELPANLGNSPASVIVLANIKLRGCIPSSVGRMAATLNELVVLNSGVRSCIPPEIGHLGELTVLDVSNNQLQGTLPESMAWMRSLEQLDVARNELAGHIPEGICALPRLRNFTYSYNYFCGEPERCLRLRRVDDRQNCIAGRPDQRPADQCLAFLHRPPVHCDAHGCFAPPGHY, translated from the coding sequence atgacgacggcgacgacgacgacgaccttgccggcggcggcggcgctgctgctgctgctgctgtcggcggcggcgcagctgtGCTCGGCgtgcccgccggcggcgagccagaCGGCGGAGAACAACCCGCGGCTGCAGCGGGCGTACGTGGCGCTGCaggcgctgcggcggcgcgtCACCGACGACCCCAAGAACCTCACCGGCGGGTGGTGCGGCCCCGACGTGTGCCGCTACTTCGGCGTCtactgcgccgccgcgccggacgacccgtgcgccgccaccgtcgccggcatCGACCTCAACCAcggcgacctcgccgccaccctccccgaCGAGCTCGGCCTCCTCACCGACCTCGCCGTGCTCCACCTCAACTCCAACCGCTTCTCCGGCGCGCTCCCCGACACCCTCCCCAAGCTCTCCCTCCTCCACGAGCTCGACGTCAGCAAcaaccgcctcgccggcggcttcCCGGACCACATCCTCTGCCTCCCCAACGTCAAGTACGTCGACCTCCGCTTCAACAACTTCTGCGGCGAGGTCCCGCCGGCGATCTTCGACAAGAAGATCGACGCGCTCTTCCTCAACGACAACCACTTCGACTTCGAGCTCCCGGCCAACCTCGGCAACTCGCCGGCGTCGGTCATCGTGCTCGCCAACATCAAGCTGAGGGGTTGCATCCCCTCCAGCGTCgggaggatggcggcgacgcTGAACGAGCTCGTCGTGCTCAACTCCGGCGTGCGGTCCTGCATCCCGCCGGAGATCGGCCACCTCGGGGAGCTCACCGTGCTCGACGTCAGCAACAACCAGCTGCAGGGGACGCTGCCGGAGTCCATGGCGTGGATGCGGTCGCTGGAGCAGCTCGACGTCGCGCGCAACGAGCTCGCCGGCCACATCCCGGAGGGGATCTGCGCGCTGCCGCGGCTCAGGAACTTCACCTACTCATACAACTACTTCTGCGGCGAGCCGGAGCggtgcctccgcctccgccgcgtcgaCGACCGCCAGAACTGCATCGCCGGGAGGCCCGACCAGCGCCCGGCCGACCAGTGCCTCGCCTTCCTCCACCGCCCGCCGGTGCACTGCGACGCCCACGGctgcttcgcgccgccgggccACTACtaa